The Vanessa atalanta chromosome 2, ilVanAtal1.2, whole genome shotgun sequence genome has a segment encoding these proteins:
- the LOC125072743 gene encoding uncharacterized protein LOC125072743 isoform X2 encodes MVQRIFLLCLLSLMAKALASSDDRFIKKYAMMKIYESCFGPEVVKQIRKEMKDAYAKCSSPPSFDEPPNQHSIPSILLGKLPPGFTMDPSTQTITKPADGAIHGHENDLSHDQLQPHKVTPLTNILPFRQGPTFQPPAPYMMPGQFRPFAQPYYQFPYNPMFYPPGMQYNPYAYQQQQQQQQYPHGLYQQPYFGNSRVSRDLDLRDRLEIVSRGPNAGRVRNITCVMQELGYIDHNLEPNYEQITQRIANLPVSSELKGDIQDGLQFCQKFSQCVPDIKRDVAPLSQELIKPMFFFRCYKHKKLEACIMKDIRERFTTEDELDTDGDFRSARSIREEPLNDPRLEALDEMAVYLYDYLSGGNGLDYDLYL; translated from the exons ATTTACGAAAGTTGCTTCGGTCCAGAAGTAGTAAAACAAATCCGTAAAGAAATGAAAGATGCTTATGCGAAATGCTCTTCACCGCCATCTTTTGACGAGCCACCGAACCAGCACAGCATACCATCTATCCTTCTAGGAAAATTACCGCCTGGGTTCACGATGGACCCGAGTACGCAAACCATCACTAAGCCGGCAGATGGCGCTATCCATGGCCACGAAAATGATTTGTCACATGATCAACTCCAACCACATAAAGTGACACCATTAACTAATATCCTACCATTTAGACAAGGG CCTACCTTCCAACCACCAGCGCCCTACATGATGCCAGGGCAGTTCCGACCGTTCGCACAGCCCTACTATCAGTTCCCTTACAACCCTATGTTCTACCCACCTGGAATGCAGTACAACCCTTATGCGTaccagcagcagcagcagcaacaGCAGTATCCACACGGATTATACCAACAGCCTTACTTTGGAAATAGCAGGGTGTCG AGAGATTTGGACCTTCGCGATCGTCTTGAAATAGTATCCCGCGGTCCGAACGCCGGTCGAGTCCGTAACATAACCTGCGTGATGCAAGAACTCGGTTACATCGATCACAACCTCGAGCCGAACTATGAACAGATCACTCAACGCATTGCCAACCTGCCCGTGTCCAGCGAACTCAAGGGAGACATACAAGATGGACTTCAATTCTGTCAGAAATTCTCG CAATGTGTACCAGACATCAAGCGGGACGTAGCTCCATTATCTCAAGAACTTATTAAGCCTATGTTCTTCTTCCGTTGTTATAag CACAAGAAGCTAGAGGCTTGCATCATGAAAGACATCCGAGAACGTTTTACAACCGAAGATGAATTGGATACCGACGGCGACTTTAG GTCAGCAAGATCAATCCGGGAGGAACCCCTCAACGACCCAAGACTTGAAGCGCTCGATGAAATGGCGGTGTACCTTTACGACTACCTCAGCGGCGGAAATGGGCTCGACTACGACTTATATCTGTAA
- the LOC125072743 gene encoding uncharacterized protein LOC125072743 isoform X1, giving the protein MVQRIFLLCLLSLMAKALASSDDRFIKKYAMMKIYESCFGPEVVKQIRKEMKDAYAKCSSPPSFDEPPNQHSIPSILLGKLPPGFTMDPSTQTITKPADGAIHGHENDLSHDQLQPHKVTPLTNILPFRQGPTFQPPAPYMMPGQFRPFAQPYYQFPYNPMFYPPGMQYNPYAYQQQQQQQQYPHGLYQQPYFGNSRVSRDLDLRDRLEIVSRGPNAGRVRNITCVMQELGYIDHNLEPNYEQITQRIANLPVSSELKGDIQDGLQFCQKFSQCVPDIKRDVAPLSQELIKPMFFFRCYKHKKLEACIMKDIRERFTTEDELDTDGDFRSLPRSARSIREEPLNDPRLEALDEMAVYLYDYLSGGNGLDYDLYL; this is encoded by the exons ATTTACGAAAGTTGCTTCGGTCCAGAAGTAGTAAAACAAATCCGTAAAGAAATGAAAGATGCTTATGCGAAATGCTCTTCACCGCCATCTTTTGACGAGCCACCGAACCAGCACAGCATACCATCTATCCTTCTAGGAAAATTACCGCCTGGGTTCACGATGGACCCGAGTACGCAAACCATCACTAAGCCGGCAGATGGCGCTATCCATGGCCACGAAAATGATTTGTCACATGATCAACTCCAACCACATAAAGTGACACCATTAACTAATATCCTACCATTTAGACAAGGG CCTACCTTCCAACCACCAGCGCCCTACATGATGCCAGGGCAGTTCCGACCGTTCGCACAGCCCTACTATCAGTTCCCTTACAACCCTATGTTCTACCCACCTGGAATGCAGTACAACCCTTATGCGTaccagcagcagcagcagcaacaGCAGTATCCACACGGATTATACCAACAGCCTTACTTTGGAAATAGCAGGGTGTCG AGAGATTTGGACCTTCGCGATCGTCTTGAAATAGTATCCCGCGGTCCGAACGCCGGTCGAGTCCGTAACATAACCTGCGTGATGCAAGAACTCGGTTACATCGATCACAACCTCGAGCCGAACTATGAACAGATCACTCAACGCATTGCCAACCTGCCCGTGTCCAGCGAACTCAAGGGAGACATACAAGATGGACTTCAATTCTGTCAGAAATTCTCG CAATGTGTACCAGACATCAAGCGGGACGTAGCTCCATTATCTCAAGAACTTATTAAGCCTATGTTCTTCTTCCGTTGTTATAag CACAAGAAGCTAGAGGCTTGCATCATGAAAGACATCCGAGAACGTTTTACAACCGAAGATGAATTGGATACCGACGGCGACTTTAG GTCTTTACCTAGGTCAGCAAGATCAATCCGGGAGGAACCCCTCAACGACCCAAGACTTGAAGCGCTCGATGAAATGGCGGTGTACCTTTACGACTACCTCAGCGGCGGAAATGGGCTCGACTACGACTTATATCTGTAA